A section of the Tenrec ecaudatus isolate mTenEca1 chromosome 10, mTenEca1.hap1, whole genome shotgun sequence genome encodes:
- the SPAG5 gene encoding sperm-associated antigen 5 has protein sequence MWRVKEPHLGGSASPPRGRSIMRTPLRELNLQPSACTTSGQGPPGSPSLTPPSCKQTLQKSSNKASPQALDSTKRTDFPSVLFSAPSMRLEACQRESDEQLLDQIPNTSSTPQTAEEAVQPLDSCLVRTMVLGPSLGEQQQDIPLAAPVAAMADTDSIPLEEPWRPGDLGREGMAPCVKDSSSEVAAAMPGKPTFQALPCHLLESSPNTCSGQQLHCAKESPGDSGTEVVPECVLPSESNAFWPCLLSPSTAWEADFPVNPVEPGEETGERRAIEERDVSLPAPPEEADLEDAALVSAVDGLLPTCPIPDPGEATSEAAPSPAEDAGVVLVSDPGPWMSPLTWLEKGVNTSIMLENLRQSLCLPAVLRDASIGTPCLSTCSVATWFSPPPVEEKSTNTSQKGLESIKDRSSEMEHLTLGRPPDLTALSRRDLEENLLSSLVLLEVLSRQLRDWKTQLAVPHPGAQDNSTQTNSSPSGTTKKPQERQNCQEFGPALQQARNVMQSWVLVSTEVLSLFHLSLVHLEEDRTAVSQEFLRAEALVSCCFDVLKKFGAKVQSFHAEREEARHQVEMALRGKDAAEAVLEAFCAHASQRISRLEQDVASMRALRVLLTEAQAQLVQLHTEQEELAQQTVSLSSTLQQDWISMQLDYITWTALLSRSRQLAESLAGKSREALQERDAAVEEKQKVSRKLEQVTTHLEGCLSKIEQLELENSRLTTDLQAQLQILASMESQQRELQDQLAHCTQDLAVKEDSLGQLSQKSEEQAARWQQEEMTLKQTLTELQHQQAVLSKEAQDMKETLEFAEQENQVAHLELGQVECQLKATLEVLRERSLQCEDLKDTVERLKAKLTSTVAEVQEHALEKTRQYSQELGVLTEQLQGLSLFLRQQLPEKAEPEPLWMNAATRGHSPPGSPTFPGNLLATTDEEPESAPMPLLGSDKSAFTRVGAVVSLQPTETLDMEKSLAEIRTVTLGLQSLCSLLQESKEEAVKTLQGKVCHLQDRLQAQEEQHQEAQKAKEADIEKLNQALCLRYKNEKELQEVIQQQNEKILEQIDRSGELISLREELAQLTRSLRRAETETKVLQETLAGQQDPDGQSMATNWIQEKVWLTQEVDKLRVMFLEMKDEKAKLKIKFQSHRNILEENVRRSDKELQKLDDTVQHIYETLQSIPEVVSGCKELQELVEFLS, from the exons AAAAGCAGCAACAAGGCATCTCCACAGGCTCTTGACAGTACCAAGAGGACCGATTTCCCTTCAGTGCTATTCAGTGCTCCCTCAATGAGGTTGGAAGCCTGTCAGCGTGAATCGGATGAGCAGCTCCTAGACCAGATTCCCAATACCAGCTCTACTCCCCAAACAGCTGAAGAAGCAGTACAGCCATTGGACAGCTGTCTGGTTAGAACCATGGTCCTTGGCCCCTCTCTAGGGGAGCAGCAGCAAGACATTCCCCTTGCGGCTCCTGTAGCTGCCATGGCAGACACAGACAGCATCCCTCTTGAGGAGCCTTGGAGGCCAGGAGACCTGGGGCGAGAGGGGATGGCGCCCTGTGTGAAAGACAGCTCTTCAGAAGTCGCTGCTGCCATGCCCGGGAAACCTACATTTCAGGCTCTCCCATGCCACCTTTTGGAGTCCTCACCAAATACCTGTTCTGGGCAGCAACTGCACTGCGCCAAGGAGAGCCCGGGAGACAGTGGGACTGAGGTTGTGCCTGAGTGCGTGCTTCCTTCTGAAAGCAATGCCTTCTGGCCCTGCTTGCTGTCCCCTTCAACTGCTTGGGAAGCAGATTTCCCTGTCAATCCTGTGGAGCCAGGGGAAGAAACTGGAGAGCGCAGAGCAATAGAGGAACGAGACGTgagcctcccagctccccccgaGGAGGCTGACTTGGAGGATGCAGCACTTGTATCAGCTGTAGACGGTCTTCTGCCCACATGCCCGATACCAGATCCAGGAGAGGCGACCTCTGAGGCAGCTCCAAGCCCAGCAGAAGACGCTGGCGTGGTTCTTGTCTCTGACCCAGGGCCCTGGATGTCCCCACTGACTTGGCTGGAAAAAGGGGTAAACACTTCGATCATGCTGGAAAATCTCCGCCAGAGCTTATGCCTCCCCGCTGTGCTTCGGGATGCTTCGATTGGCACCCCCTGTTTGTCGACGTGCTCGGTGGCGACTTGGTTTAGTCCCCCACCAGTAGAGGAAAAGAGTACAAACACATCCCAGAAAGGCTTGGAGAGCATTAAAGACAGAAGTTCTGAGATGGAGCACCTCACATTGGG CCGGCCTCCGGATCTGACTGCCTTGTCTCGGCGTGACCTGGAAGAGAACCTGCTGAGCTCTCTTGTCTTGTTGGAGGTCCTGTCCCGCCAGCTGCGGGACTGGAAGACTCAGCTGGCTGTCCCTCACCCAGGAGCTCAGGACAATAGTACGCAGACTAACAGCTCGCCGAGTGGG ACGACTAAGAAACCTCAGGAGCGTCAGAATTGCCAAGAGTTTGGACCAGCCCTGCAGCAGGCCAGGAATGTCATG cAGTCATGGGTGCTGGTCTCCACAGAGGTGCTGTCATTGTTTCACCTGTCGCTGGTGCACCTGGAAGAAGACAGAACGGCCGTGAGTCAGGAG TTTCTGCGCGCAGAAGCCTTGGTCTCCTGCTGTTTTGATGTGTTGAAGAAGTTTGGGGCAAAGGTCCAGAGCTTCCACGCAGAGAGGGAGGAGGCGAGGCACCAGGTGGAGATGgccctcagaggcaaggacgCG GCAGAGGCCGTGCTCGAAGCCTTCTGTGCACACGCCAGCCAGCGGATCAGCCGCCTGGAGCAGGACGTGGCGTCCATGCGGGCACTCAGAGTCCTGCTCACTGAAGCCCAGGCCCAGTTG GTCCAGCTCCACACCGAGCAAGAGGAGCTGGCTCAGCAGACAGTCAGTCTGTCGTCCACTTTGCAACAGGACTGGATATCCATGCAACTAGAT TATATAACATGGACCGCTTTGCTGAGTCGGTCCCGACAACTCGCAGAGAGCCTCGCGGGCAAGAGCCGGGAGGCCCTACAGGAACGAGATGCTGCAGTGGAGGAAAAGCAAAAG GTGTCCAGGAAGTTGGAACAAGTCACGACTCACTTAGAGGGCTGCCTGAGCAAAATAGAACAACTGGAGTTGGAAAACAGCCGTCTGACAACAG ATCTCCAGGCTCAGCTGCAGATTCTGGCCAGCATGGAGAGCCAGCAAAGAGAATTACAAGATCAGCTCGCCCATTGTACCCAGGACCTGGCCGTGAAGGAGGACTCGCTCGGCCAGCTCTCCCAGAAGAGTGAGGAGCAGGCCGCTCG ATGGCAGCAGGAAGAGATGACGCTCAAGCAAACACTGACAGAGCTACAACACCAACAAGCTGTCCTGAGCAAGGAGGCCCAGGACATGAAGGAGACCTTGGAG ttTGCGGAGCAAGAGAACCAGGTTGCTCACCTAGAGCTGGGCCAGGTCGAATGTCAGTTGAAAGCCACGCTGGAGGTGCTCCGGGagcgcagccttcagtgtgaagacCTCAAGGACACTGTAGAGAGGCTGAA GGCTAAACTGACCAGCACGGTAGCAGAGGTGCAGGAGCACGCCCTGGAGAAGACTCGCCAGTATTCACAGGAGTTAGGGGTGCTGACGGAGCAGCTACAGGGTCTGAGCCTCTTCCTACGGCAACAACTACCCGAGAAG GCTGAGCCAGAGCCACTTTGGATGAACGCAGCTACCAGGGGACACTCTCCGCCTGGCAGCCCCACCTTCCCCGGAAACCTCTTGGCAACAACAGATGAAG AGCCGGAATCAGCTCCCATGCCTTTGCTTGGAAGTGACAAGAGTGCTTTCACCCGCGTAGGAGCCGTGGTGTCCCTTCAGCCTACAG AGACCCTAGACATGGAGAAGAGCCTGGCAGAAATCCGTACCGTGACTCTTGGGCTTCAGAGCCTGTGTTCCCTGCTGCAGGAGTCTAAAGAAGAAGCTGTCAAGACTCTGCAGGGAAAAGT TTGTCATCTGCAGGATAGGCTGCAGGCCCAGGAAGAACAGCATCAGGAAGCCCAGAAGGCGAAGGAAGCGGACATAGAAAAACTGAACCAGGCCCTGTGCTTGCGCTACAAG AATGAAAAGGAGCTTCAAGAAGTGATACAGCAGCAAAACGAGAAGATCCTGGAGCAGATAGACAGGAGTGGAGAGCTCATC AGCCTGCGGGAGGAGCTAGCTCAGCTTACCCGCTCACTTCGGCGCGCAGAGACAGAGACAAAGGTGCTCCAGGAGACCCTGGCAGGCCAGCAAGACCCCGATGGTCAGTCCATGGCCACTAACTGGATCCAGGAGAAAGTGTGGCTCACCCAGGAG GTGGACAAGCTGAGGGTGATGTTCTTGGAGATGAAAGATGAAAAAGCAAAACTGAAGATCAAGTTCCAAAGTCAT AGAAACATCCTGGAGGAGAATGTGCGGCGCTCAGACAAAGAGCTACAGAAACTGGATGACACTGTACAGCATATTTATGAG aCTCTGCAGTCCATCCCTGAGGTAGTAAGCGGTTGCAAGGAActacaggaattggtggaattttTGAGCTGA
- the ALDOC gene encoding fructose-bisphosphate aldolase C produces the protein MPHSYPALSPEQKKELSDIALQIVAPGKGILAADESVGSMAKRLSQIGVENTEENRRQYRQVLFSADNRVKKCIGGVIFFHETLYQKDDNGVPFVRTIQDKGIVVGIKVDKGVVPLAGTDGETTTQGLDGLSERCAQYKKDGANFAKWRCVLKISERTPSSLAILENANVLARYASICQQNGIVPIVEPEILPDGDHDLKRCQYVTEKVLAAVYKALSDHHVYLEGTLLKPNMVTPGHACPIKYSPEEIAMATVTALRRTVPPAVPGVTFLSGGQSEEEASLNLNAINRCPLPRPWALTFSFGRALQASALNAWRGQQDNARAATEEFIKRAEVNGLAAQGKYEGSGEDGGAAAQSLYIANHAY, from the exons ATGCCCCACTCGTACCCAGCACTCTCTCCCGAGCAGAAGAAGGAGTTGTCGGACATTGCCCTGCAGATTGTGGCTCCAGGCAAAGGCATTCTCGCTGCAGATGAGTCTGTGG GAAGCATGGCTAAGCGGCTGAGCCAAATTGGGGTGGAGAACACCGAGGAGAACCGCCGGCAGTACCGCCAGGTGCTGTTCAGTGCCGACAACCGAGTGAAGAAGTGCATTGGAGGTGTCATCTTCTTCCATGAGACGCTCTACCAGAAAGATGACAACGGCGTCCCCTTTGTCCGTACGATCCAGGACAAGGGCATCGTCGTGGGCATCAAG GTTGACAAGGGTGTGGTGCCTCTAGCCGGGACTGATGGCGAAACCACCACTCAGG GGCTGGATGGGCTCTCAGAACGCTGTGCCCAATACAAGAAGGATGGTGCCAACTTTGCCAAATGGCGCTGTGTGCTGAAAATCAGTGAGCGCACCCCCTCATCACTTGCCATTCTGGAGAATGCCAACGTGCTGGCCCGCTATGCCAGCATCTGCCAGCAG AATGGAATTGTGCCGATTGTGGAACCCGAAATCCTGCCTGATGGAGACCACGACCTCAAACGTTGCCAGTATGTCACAGAGAAG GTCCTGGCTGCGGTGTACAAAGCCCTGAGCGACCATCATGTTTACCTGGAAGGGACCCTGTTGAAACCCAACATGGTGACCCCTGGCCATGCCTGTCCCATCAAGTATAGCCCAGAGGAGATTGCCATGGCAACGGTCACTGCCCTGCGTCGTACTGTGCCCCCCGCCGTCCCAG GTGTGACCTTCCTGTCCGGGGGTCAGAGTGAAGAGGAGGCATCGCTCAACCTTAATGCCATCAATCGCTGCCCGCTTCCCCGGCCCTGGGCTCTCACCTTCTCTTTTGGGCGTGCCCTGCAGGCCTCTGCACTCAATGCTTGGCGAGGGCAGCAAGACAATGCTAGAGCCGCCACTGAGGAATTCATCAAGCGTGCCGAG GTGAATGGCCTCGCAGCCCAGGGCAAGTACGAAGGCAGTGGAGAAGACGGTGGAGCGGCAGCACAGTCCCTCTACATTGCCAATCATGCCTACTGA